One part of the Actinomyces howellii genome encodes these proteins:
- a CDS encoding FhaA domain-containing protein, with protein MGILDRFEKGVESVTNRAMTRFSDDVEPIEIASKLRETMDKRAASFARDRSVVPNVFRIHLAPSDIARIEAWGKDEMIRQMEEVASVHAAEQGYSFVGPIEVSFINDPALTAPAIEIDSSTRRGAAAPAAAASATPSHPILDIDGQRYLLTGPVTVIGRGSDADIIVDDSGVSRRHLEIRLTQGHTIASDMGSTNGTFVEGHRVDAATLLDGNTLTIGRTKIMFWDGSQDSGANG; from the coding sequence ATGGGCATCCTGGACAGGTTCGAGAAGGGCGTCGAGTCCGTCACCAACCGCGCCATGACCCGCTTCTCGGACGACGTCGAGCCCATCGAGATCGCCTCGAAGCTGCGGGAGACGATGGACAAGAGGGCGGCCTCCTTCGCCCGCGACCGCTCCGTGGTCCCCAACGTCTTCAGGATCCACCTCGCCCCGTCCGACATCGCGCGGATCGAGGCGTGGGGCAAGGACGAGATGATCCGCCAGATGGAGGAGGTCGCCTCCGTGCACGCCGCGGAGCAGGGCTACTCCTTCGTGGGCCCCATCGAGGTCTCCTTCATCAACGACCCGGCCCTGACCGCCCCCGCCATCGAGATCGACTCCTCAACGCGCCGGGGCGCGGCCGCACCGGCAGCGGCGGCCTCGGCCACCCCCTCCCACCCCATTCTCGACATCGACGGCCAGCGCTACCTGCTCACCGGCCCGGTCACGGTCATCGGACGCGGCTCGGACGCCGACATCATCGTCGACGACTCCGGAGTCTCCCGGCGCCACCTCGAGATCCGGCTCACGCAGGGGCACACGATCGCCTCGGACATGGGCTCGACCAACGGCACCTTCGTCGAGGGCCACCGGGTCGACGCGGCCACGCTCCTGGACGGCAACACGCTGACGATCGGACGGACCAAGATCATGTTCTGGGACGGCTCGCAGGACTCCGGGGCGAACGGGTGA